A genomic segment from Neobacillus sp. YX16 encodes:
- a CDS encoding ABC transporter ATP-binding protein, with product MANDIIIRFDNVTKSYNSHSKVLQDVSFELERGKFYTLLGPSGCGKTTILRIIAGFEKPTKGDIYINGKCVNDIPANERQVNTVFQDYALFPHLNVFENVAFGLRIKKVKESEIKVRVAEALKFVNLAGYENREITEMSGGQRQRVAIARAIINDPEVILLDEPLSALDLKLRTEMQYELRELQQRLGKTFIFVTHDQEEALAMSDEIFVLNEGIIQQSGTPVDIYDEPINRFVADFIGESNIVDGVMLEDYKVKFAGNVFDCVDGGMKHNEKIDVVIRPEDLHITSPEAGKIGVRVDTQLFRGVHYELSTYDKDGNEWLVHSLKKAEVGAQVGLDFDPEAIHIMRLNETEEEFDARIEAYTNEI from the coding sequence ATGGCAAACGATATTATTATCCGTTTTGATAACGTAACAAAATCTTACAACAGTCACAGTAAAGTATTACAAGATGTGAGCTTTGAACTTGAACGTGGAAAATTTTACACATTACTTGGTCCTTCAGGTTGTGGAAAGACGACGATTTTACGTATCATTGCAGGCTTTGAAAAACCGACAAAAGGGGATATTTACATTAACGGCAAGTGTGTAAACGACATTCCAGCAAACGAGCGTCAAGTAAACACTGTATTCCAAGACTACGCCCTATTCCCGCACTTAAACGTATTTGAAAACGTGGCATTCGGTTTACGCATTAAAAAAGTAAAAGAATCTGAAATTAAAGTACGCGTAGCAGAAGCGTTAAAGTTCGTAAACTTAGCAGGTTATGAAAACCGTGAAATTACAGAAATGTCAGGCGGTCAGCGTCAACGGGTTGCGATCGCACGTGCTATCATTAATGACCCAGAAGTGATTTTACTCGATGAACCATTATCAGCACTTGATTTAAAGCTGCGGACAGAAATGCAATACGAGCTGCGTGAGCTACAGCAACGCCTTGGCAAAACATTTATTTTCGTTACGCACGACCAAGAGGAAGCTTTAGCGATGAGTGATGAAATTTTCGTTTTAAACGAAGGGATTATCCAGCAATCTGGTACACCCGTTGATATATACGATGAGCCAATTAACCGCTTCGTTGCAGACTTTATCGGGGAATCAAACATCGTTGACGGCGTCATGCTTGAAGACTATAAAGTCAAATTCGCTGGAAATGTATTTGACTGTGTCGACGGCGGTATGAAGCACAACGAAAAAATCGATGTTGTCATTCGTCCAGAAGACCTGCACATCACATCGCCAGAAGCAGGTAAAATTGGTGTTCGCGTCGATACGCAGTTATTCCGCGGTGTACATTACGAGTTATCAACATATGACAAGGATGGAAATGAGTGGCTTGTACACTCGCTGAAAAAGGCTGAAGTAGGTGCACAAGTAGGTCTAGATTTCGACCCAGAAGCGATTCATATTATGCGTCTAAATGAAACAGAAGAAGAATTTGACGCACGTATAGAGGCATACACGAATGAAATTTAA
- a CDS encoding ABC transporter permease, which produces MKFKSKPAFVPYLLWIALFVIAPIGLILYYSMLDLNGEFTLVNYKNFFTSAYLTMTLTSFWYALIITFFTLIISYPTAYLLTKTKHKHLWLMLIIIPSWINLLLKTYAFIGIFGLYGPVNAIMKLLGFDSTQILFTDFSFVFVAVYIFIPFMIIPIFNALDKMNPSLIYASRDLGASPLTTFRRVIFPLTIEGVKSGIQVTFIPALSLFMITRLIAGNKVITLGTAIEQQFLVAQNWGMGSTIAVFLILIMFAIMLFTRTKKKGGRA; this is translated from the coding sequence ATGAAATTTAAGTCAAAACCAGCGTTCGTCCCATATTTACTATGGATTGCGCTCTTCGTTATTGCACCGATTGGGCTCATTTTGTATTATTCGATGCTCGATTTAAACGGAGAATTTACGCTAGTAAACTATAAAAACTTCTTTACATCAGCATACTTAACGATGACACTGACAAGCTTTTGGTATGCATTAATCATTACGTTTTTTACACTAATTATCTCTTATCCAACTGCGTATCTTTTAACAAAAACAAAGCATAAGCATTTATGGCTAATGCTCATTATCATTCCTTCATGGATTAATTTATTATTAAAAACGTATGCATTTATTGGGATTTTCGGTTTATACGGACCGGTCAATGCAATAATGAAATTGTTGGGCTTCGACTCAACGCAAATTTTATTTACCGACTTTAGTTTCGTGTTCGTTGCGGTGTACATTTTTATACCGTTTATGATTATCCCAATTTTCAATGCGTTAGACAAAATGAATCCGTCATTAATTTACGCATCACGTGACTTAGGTGCTTCACCGCTTACAACGTTCCGTCGCGTCATTTTCCCGTTAACCATTGAAGGTGTAAAATCAGGGATTCAAGTAACGTTCATCCCTGCTCTTTCACTCTTCATGATTACGCGCTTAATTGCTGGGAACAAAGTGATTACACTTGGTACAGCGATAGAACAGCAATTTTTAGTCGCGCAAAACTGGGGAATGGGTTCAACGATTGCCGTGTTTTTAATTTTAATTATGTTTGCAATCATGTTGTTTACGCGCACAAAGAAAAAAGGAGGTCGAGCATAA
- a CDS encoding ABC transporter permease, which yields MRSQLTTKAKVFLAIVFVILYAPIFYLIFYSFNSGGSMGSFEGFTLEHYQAVFDDNRLLVILINTVIVALLSALIATIIGTLGAIGIVSLKDSKIRNTVLSLNNILIVSPDVVIGASFLILFTMIGVKLGFTSVLISHIAFSIPIVVLMVLPKILEMNTNLIDAALDLGANRRDVLTRVMIPYIKPGILAGFFMAVTYSLDDFAVTFFVTGNGFSTLSVEIYSMARAGISLTVNAISGLVFIVTVGIVVMYYFITMRSKKTEGSTQ from the coding sequence ATGCGATCACAGTTAACGACTAAAGCTAAAGTATTTTTAGCAATCGTGTTTGTTATTTTATATGCACCGATCTTCTACTTGATTTTTTATTCATTCAATAGCGGCGGTTCAATGGGTTCATTTGAAGGTTTTACACTAGAACATTATCAAGCGGTATTTGATGATAATCGGTTACTTGTTATCTTAATCAATACAGTGATTGTTGCATTGCTATCTGCGTTAATAGCGACCATTATCGGAACACTTGGAGCAATTGGTATTGTTTCACTAAAAGATTCCAAAATACGTAACACCGTTTTATCGTTAAATAATATTTTAATTGTTAGCCCAGATGTTGTAATTGGGGCAAGCTTCTTAATTTTATTCACAATGATTGGAGTTAAGCTTGGATTTACATCCGTATTAATTTCCCATATTGCCTTCAGTATCCCGATTGTTGTATTAATGGTCTTGCCTAAAATATTGGAAATGAATACGAACTTAATTGATGCAGCGCTTGATTTAGGAGCGAATCGTCGCGATGTATTAACACGTGTTATGATCCCATATATTAAACCTGGGATTTTAGCTGGTTTTTTTATGGCCGTAACCTATTCATTAGATGACTTTGCTGTTACATTTTTTGTTACAGGTAACGGATTTAGTACATTGTCCGTTGAAATCTATTCTATGGCACGTGCAGGTATTTCGTTAACTGTTAATGCAATCTCGGGGCTAGTGTTTATCGTGACAGTCGGTATTGTCGTTATGTATTACTTCATTACGATGAGGTCGAAAAAAACGGAGGGCTCTACTCAATGA
- a CDS encoding spermidine/putrescine ABC transporter substrate-binding protein, whose protein sequence is MKSLIHTMLAIVIACCLLSFVASKLEAANSTGGKDTLVVYNWGEYIDPALIDQFEEETGISVIYETYDSNEAMLTKIRQGGSSYDVVVPSEYTIETMIKEDLLIEIDHSKLPNLQNIDPYFLDLPFDPKNKYSIPYFWGTVGVVYNPNELPKDITFDSWDDLWDPALKNKVFLVDGAREIMGMGLNSLGYSLNSRDENELREALEKLKQLNGNVKAIIGDEITPLMINNEATVAVTFSGQAADMMFENEELNYAVPSEGSNLWFDNMVIPKTSLNVEGAHQFINFMLDAQVAAQNTDYVGYAIPNKAAWDLLDDEVVNDERFYPREESRTNLEVYENLGLELLGKYNEYFLEFKMSLE, encoded by the coding sequence ATGAAATCTTTAATTCATACAATGTTAGCAATCGTTATAGCATGCTGTCTACTTTCGTTTGTTGCTTCAAAGCTTGAAGCAGCAAACTCAACGGGTGGAAAGGACACTTTAGTCGTATACAATTGGGGAGAATATATTGACCCTGCGCTCATCGACCAGTTTGAAGAAGAAACAGGTATTTCTGTTATTTATGAAACGTACGATTCAAATGAAGCGATGTTAACGAAAATTAGACAAGGCGGCTCATCCTATGATGTTGTTGTCCCTTCAGAATATACTATTGAAACAATGATTAAAGAAGATTTGTTAATAGAAATCGATCATTCGAAACTTCCAAACTTACAAAATATTGATCCTTACTTTTTAGATTTACCTTTTGACCCGAAAAACAAATATTCCATTCCGTACTTTTGGGGAACGGTTGGGGTAGTTTATAATCCTAATGAACTTCCAAAAGATATCACTTTTGATTCTTGGGACGATTTATGGGACCCAGCCCTTAAAAATAAAGTATTTTTAGTTGATGGTGCACGTGAAATCATGGGTATGGGCTTAAACAGTTTAGGCTATTCGTTAAATTCACGTGACGAAAACGAATTACGTGAAGCATTAGAAAAATTAAAACAATTAAACGGCAATGTGAAAGCGATAATTGGAGATGAGATTACACCACTAATGATTAATAACGAAGCTACAGTTGCCGTAACCTTTTCTGGACAGGCAGCAGACATGATGTTCGAAAATGAAGAGTTGAATTACGCAGTACCTTCAGAAGGCTCAAACTTATGGTTCGATAACATGGTTATTCCTAAAACCTCATTAAATGTGGAAGGGGCCCATCAGTTCATTAATTTTATGCTGGATGCGCAAGTGGCTGCACAAAATACGGATTATGTAGGATATGCTATTCCAAATAAAGCAGCGTGGGATCTATTAGATGATGAAGTGGTAAACGATGAACGTTTTTACCCGCGCGAAGAAAGTCGCACAAACTTAGAAGTATATGAAAACTTAGGCCTTGAACTGCTGGGAAAATATAACGAATACTTTTTAGAATTTAAAATGTCATTAGAGTAA
- a CDS encoding M4 family metallopeptidase, which produces MLKKKFILPVALSSAMLVGSIPVSSVFAQPADSKVASGVQASKVWNEKASVPLFVKERFAEKFASSTSTDALSYLKKNEAKTGINNPDKNLKVKNIQKDKLGMTHVRFNQAVNGVNVEGSEVVVHFNKDNEVVSVNGRINQSIADNAVDTTASLSSDAALKTALSSVNAPEELTYEPTSELVVLPFEGENHTTYKLNVNFMGDEPGNWFVFVDANSGKVIDKYNGLMHADEMKTQKGAGKGVHGEHRELHITQVKEPNAGTKFALADYSHENLEGIVTYDAKNDNTSSNDTLYVGNSAAFIGDYDRALVDAHYNSEKVYEYYLNEHGRNSLDGKGMAIISKVHYGTNYNNASWNGRWMTYGDGDGVFMTSLSAGLDVAAHEMTHGVITNSANLVYRNQSGALNESFADVFGALVDDSDWEMGEDIMAPAAKADGVNVLRSLSNPNSVIVSNVERRSYSTNGGVYPDHMDEFYNMPTSVDGGGVHVNSSITNHAAYLIGQEIGREKLGQIYYRALTVYLTPNSNFSDARQAIVQSAIDIYGEDSEEMAAANSGFDAVGIY; this is translated from the coding sequence ATGTTGAAGAAAAAGTTTATTTTACCAGTAGCACTGTCGTCTGCCATGTTGGTAGGTTCTATTCCTGTTAGTAGTGTATTTGCGCAGCCGGCTGATTCGAAGGTCGCAAGCGGTGTACAAGCTTCTAAGGTGTGGAATGAGAAAGCAAGCGTACCATTATTTGTGAAAGAGAGATTTGCAGAGAAATTCGCTTCAAGTACTTCTACCGATGCATTAAGTTATTTGAAGAAAAACGAAGCTAAAACCGGAATTAATAATCCAGATAAGAATTTAAAAGTGAAGAATATCCAAAAAGATAAACTTGGTATGACTCATGTTCGCTTTAATCAGGCAGTAAATGGAGTGAACGTAGAAGGGTCCGAAGTTGTTGTCCATTTTAATAAGGATAATGAAGTGGTATCTGTTAATGGAAGAATAAATCAAAGTATTGCTGATAATGCAGTGGATACGACTGCTTCTTTAAGTAGTGATGCTGCACTAAAGACAGCATTATCCTCTGTCAATGCTCCTGAAGAGTTAACCTATGAGCCAACTTCTGAGCTTGTTGTTCTCCCATTTGAAGGGGAAAATCATACAACTTATAAATTGAATGTCAACTTCATGGGGGATGAACCCGGAAACTGGTTTGTGTTTGTGGATGCAAACTCAGGAAAAGTCATCGACAAGTATAATGGCTTAATGCATGCTGATGAAATGAAAACACAAAAAGGTGCTGGAAAAGGGGTACATGGTGAGCACAGGGAATTACATATTACTCAAGTAAAAGAACCGAATGCTGGAACGAAGTTTGCGTTAGCAGATTACTCTCATGAGAACCTTGAAGGAATCGTAACGTATGACGCTAAAAATGATAATACTTCTAGTAACGATACTCTCTATGTGGGAAATTCAGCTGCATTTATCGGCGACTATGATCGAGCGCTAGTCGATGCACACTATAATTCTGAAAAGGTATATGAGTATTATCTAAATGAGCATGGGCGTAATTCCCTTGATGGGAAAGGAATGGCAATCATTTCTAAAGTTCACTATGGTACAAACTATAACAATGCTTCCTGGAATGGGCGTTGGATGACCTATGGTGATGGTGACGGTGTATTCATGACTTCTCTATCAGCTGGTCTTGACGTTGCTGCCCACGAAATGACGCATGGTGTCATCACTAATTCTGCTAATTTAGTATACCGCAATCAATCTGGAGCATTAAACGAATCGTTTGCAGACGTCTTTGGTGCGCTTGTTGACGACAGTGATTGGGAAATGGGCGAGGATATTATGGCACCCGCTGCTAAAGCTGACGGTGTAAACGTATTGCGCAGCTTAAGTAATCCGAATAGTGTTATAGTCAGCAATGTGGAAAGAAGATCATATAGTACAAATGGCGGCGTCTATCCGGATCATATGGATGAATTTTATAACATGCCAACATCTGTTGATGGCGGTGGAGTCCATGTTAACTCCTCGATTACAAACCATGCTGCATACTTGATAGGTCAAGAAATTGGAAGGGAGAAATTGGGACAAATCTACTACCGTGCTTTAACGGTCTATTTAACTCCAAATTCCAATTTTAGCGATGCGCGTCAGGCTATTGTTCAGTCAGCAATCGATATTTATGGTGAAGACAGCGAGGAAATGGCTGCAGCGAATTCTGGATTTGATGCGGTGGGAATTTACTAA
- a CDS encoding sulfite reductase subunit alpha → MLILCYFLYIILLEVEKKIMQLTLENTNTKSDKLPFSRTNPFQAKVLKNINLNGTGSTKETRHIELSLKGSGLTYNPGDALGIVPSNDPELVAAILEEMQWDEEAVVTVGKKGETLTLKEALTDYFEITLLTRKILQQAATLTENSELQNLVLAENADQLKEYCYGRDLLDMLRGFGPWKASAQDIVLLLRKMTPRLYSIASSIAANPDEVHLTIGAVRYTAHDRERKGVASILCAERVQEGEMLPVFVQANKHFHLPETQDKDIIMVGPGTGIAPFRSFIQERAVNKAPGRSWLFFGDQHAKVDFLYQKELENYLQDGILTRIETAFSRDTDQKVYVQHKMLEYSKELFEWFENGAYFYVCGDKERMAKDVNEALITVIEKEGVMSREAAEAYLKDMQKQGRYQRDVY, encoded by the coding sequence ATGCTAATACTGTGTTATTTTCTTTATATAATACTTTTGGAGGTTGAGAAAAAAATTATGCAACTAACTTTGGAAAACACAAATACCAAAAGTGATAAACTTCCATTTTCAAGGACTAATCCATTTCAAGCGAAGGTCTTAAAAAATATTAATTTAAACGGGACAGGTTCTACTAAGGAAACAAGACATATTGAATTATCATTAAAAGGTTCTGGTCTTACGTATAATCCTGGTGACGCACTTGGCATTGTCCCTTCAAATGACCCTGAACTTGTGGCTGCCATTCTTGAAGAAATGCAATGGGATGAAGAAGCGGTTGTAACTGTTGGTAAGAAGGGTGAAACACTGACGCTCAAGGAAGCGCTAACAGACTATTTTGAAATTACGTTGCTGACTAGGAAGATTTTACAGCAGGCAGCTACGCTTACAGAAAATAGTGAGCTGCAAAATCTTGTGTTGGCTGAAAATGCAGACCAACTTAAGGAATACTGTTATGGACGTGATTTGCTTGATATGCTGCGCGGTTTTGGCCCTTGGAAGGCATCTGCACAGGATATCGTTTTATTATTAAGAAAAATGACGCCTCGTCTCTATTCAATTGCAAGCAGCATTGCCGCTAATCCTGATGAAGTTCATCTCACCATCGGTGCTGTACGCTACACGGCGCACGACCGCGAGCGAAAAGGTGTTGCCTCTATTTTATGTGCCGAACGAGTTCAGGAAGGGGAGATGCTTCCGGTCTTTGTTCAAGCAAATAAACATTTCCATTTACCGGAGACCCAAGATAAAGATATTATCATGGTTGGTCCAGGGACAGGTATTGCACCATTCCGTTCTTTTATCCAGGAACGTGCAGTAAATAAAGCGCCAGGCCGGTCATGGCTATTTTTTGGAGACCAGCATGCAAAAGTAGATTTTCTTTATCAAAAAGAGTTGGAAAACTATCTGCAGGATGGGATATTGACAAGGATTGAGACAGCATTCTCCCGTGATACAGATCAAAAAGTATATGTACAGCACAAAATGCTTGAATACAGCAAGGAATTATTTGAATGGTTTGAAAATGGAGCTTACTTCTACGTTTGCGGGGATAAAGAACGTATGGCAAAAGACGTTAACGAAGCACTCATTACCGTGATAGAAAAAGAAGGTGTCATGTCTCGAGAAGCAGCCGAAGCATATCTAAAAGATATGCAAAAGCAAGGACGCTATCAACGTGACGTGTATTAA
- a CDS encoding sugar phosphate isomerase/epimerase: MKLGVFTVLFSDKSLEDMLSYVSSKGIEAIELGTGGYPGDAHCKMDELIYDAKKLESFKQKISDHGLIISALSCHANPLHPQKKIAEPADEVLTKTIVLASKLGVPVVNTFSGCPGDHENALYPNWPVTPWPHDFQEVLKWQWEEKLIPYWKEKNDFAIAHNVKIGLELHGGFSVHTPATMLKLREACGPAIGANLDPSHMWWQGIDPIEAIKILGRENAIHHFHAKDTIIDQQNMNRNGLTDMTDYSQMLDRAWYFRSVGFGHDQKTWADIISTLRLYGYDYVVSIEHEDGLMSIEEGFTKAVENLKPIMVSESIGQMWWT; the protein is encoded by the coding sequence ATGAAATTAGGTGTTTTTACGGTCTTATTCTCCGATAAAAGTTTAGAAGACATGTTAAGCTATGTTTCTTCTAAAGGTATAGAAGCGATTGAATTAGGTACTGGGGGATACCCTGGTGATGCTCACTGTAAAATGGATGAACTTATATATGATGCAAAGAAACTGGAGAGCTTTAAGCAAAAGATTAGTGATCATGGATTAATTATAAGCGCATTAAGCTGCCATGCCAATCCACTTCATCCGCAAAAGAAAATTGCTGAGCCTGCTGACGAGGTGCTTACAAAAACCATTGTTTTAGCCTCTAAGCTTGGTGTTCCGGTAGTTAATACATTTTCGGGGTGTCCAGGTGATCACGAAAATGCCCTTTACCCAAACTGGCCTGTAACTCCGTGGCCTCATGACTTTCAAGAGGTGTTAAAATGGCAATGGGAAGAAAAACTGATTCCGTATTGGAAAGAAAAAAATGATTTTGCAATAGCCCACAATGTAAAAATTGGTTTAGAGCTTCATGGTGGATTCTCCGTCCATACACCTGCGACCATGTTGAAATTAAGAGAAGCGTGTGGACCTGCTATCGGTGCAAACCTTGACCCTAGTCATATGTGGTGGCAAGGGATTGATCCCATTGAGGCAATTAAAATTCTTGGACGTGAAAATGCCATTCACCATTTCCATGCAAAGGATACGATTATTGACCAGCAAAATATGAATCGGAATGGCCTAACAGATATGACAGATTACAGCCAAATGCTTGACCGAGCCTGGTATTTTAGATCAGTTGGATTTGGTCACGATCAAAAAACATGGGCTGATATCATTAGTACACTTCGACTTTACGGATACGACTATGTCGTAAGCATTGAACATGAAGATGGCTTAATGTCGATTGAAGAAGGGTTTACAAAGGCCGTTGAAAACCTAAAACCAATTATGGTAAGTGAATCGATTGGTCAGATGTGGTGGACATAA
- a CDS encoding LacI family DNA-binding transcriptional regulator, protein MANIQEVAKQAGVSVATVSRVLNGQNTVSSKTKLKVEEAIKKLNYEPSLLGRNLRTSESRLLLILIPSISNPFYLDIIKGIESVAISQNYNILLCETDSIPEKENIYFDLVRKKMADGIISMDPAVNVETLKKLAERHAIIQCSEYAEGSGIPYVTIDNEEASYRAVKHLIKIGHKKIALINSDEKYLYARQRRNGYQRALEEQGIGLNYDYIIHTQQLGFENGQIAMKKILNLHDRPTAVFAVSDLLAIGALKEINAAGLHVPNDIAVVGFDKIDFSNMTNPTLTTIAQPMHKMGTVAAKMLINKIKGEEVDSIILDHELVIRESTLG, encoded by the coding sequence ATGGCAAACATCCAGGAGGTTGCTAAACAGGCGGGAGTTTCTGTTGCAACCGTATCAAGAGTTCTAAACGGACAAAATACAGTATCTTCTAAAACAAAGTTGAAAGTAGAAGAAGCTATTAAAAAGTTAAATTATGAGCCTAGTTTGTTGGGTAGAAACCTGAGAACTTCAGAATCTAGACTTCTATTGATTTTAATTCCTTCCATCTCTAATCCGTTCTATTTAGACATCATTAAAGGGATTGAATCTGTAGCAATTAGTCAAAATTATAATATTTTACTTTGTGAAACTGATTCTATTCCTGAGAAAGAAAATATCTACTTTGATCTTGTTCGAAAAAAAATGGCAGATGGAATTATTTCAATGGATCCTGCTGTTAATGTTGAAACATTGAAAAAGCTGGCTGAAAGGCATGCGATTATTCAATGTAGTGAATATGCAGAAGGAAGCGGAATTCCGTATGTAACGATTGATAATGAAGAAGCTTCTTATCGTGCTGTGAAGCATTTGATTAAAATCGGTCATAAAAAAATTGCCCTAATCAATTCGGATGAAAAATATCTATATGCTCGTCAGCGGAGAAATGGATACCAACGAGCTTTGGAAGAACAGGGTATTGGTTTAAATTATGACTATATCATTCATACCCAGCAATTAGGATTTGAAAATGGCCAGATTGCAATGAAAAAGATATTGAATTTACATGACCGGCCGACTGCTGTTTTCGCTGTATCGGATCTTTTGGCAATTGGAGCCCTTAAAGAAATCAATGCTGCTGGATTACATGTCCCTAATGATATAGCGGTTGTAGGTTTTGATAAAATTGATTTTTCTAATATGACGAATCCTACTCTTACAACGATTGCTCAGCCCATGCATAAGATGGGAACCGTAGCAGCTAAAATGTTGATAAATAAGATTAAAGGGGAAGAGGTGGATAGTATTATATTAGATCATGAATTGGTCATAAGAGAATCTACCTTAGGATAA
- a CDS encoding substrate-binding domain-containing protein, whose amino-acid sequence MKVLKKFLVLILSLVTMFSLVACNSESGSSESGKDDDTLKIGISLPAATHGWMGALIDSAEKQAKALKESDGIEYVMTNAADPNKQANDVDDLIAQDVDVIVMLPIESAALSPVGQKVKDAGIPLVIVDRELENDAATVVVKGDNEGIGVNAGKYFVEKLNGKGKVVEITGPPSSVTEQRGAGFKEAMESSDIEVVASQSGDFSTEKSLEVMQNILQAHPEIDAVFTQDDGMALGVLQAIKEAGRKDIQFVTGAGGGKAVFEDIKEDGLITATFLYSPTMVEDAVKIAADIAKGNKPAESMVVKEATQVTKDNVDEFYDSESKF is encoded by the coding sequence GTGAAGGTTTTGAAGAAATTTCTAGTCTTAATTTTGTCTTTAGTAACAATGTTTAGTTTGGTAGCCTGTAACAGCGAATCAGGAAGTTCCGAAAGTGGGAAAGATGATGACACACTAAAAATCGGTATTTCTTTACCCGCTGCAACACATGGTTGGATGGGCGCTTTAATTGATAGTGCTGAAAAGCAAGCAAAAGCACTGAAAGAAAGTGATGGCATTGAGTACGTGATGACAAATGCTGCTGATCCAAATAAACAAGCTAATGACGTTGATGATTTAATCGCTCAAGATGTGGATGTTATCGTGATGCTTCCAATCGAATCTGCAGCACTATCCCCTGTAGGACAAAAAGTTAAAGATGCAGGTATTCCTTTAGTCATTGTTGACCGTGAGCTTGAAAATGATGCGGCTACTGTGGTTGTAAAAGGTGACAATGAAGGTATCGGTGTAAATGCAGGTAAATACTTTGTAGAAAAGTTAAATGGAAAAGGAAAAGTGGTTGAAATCACTGGACCGCCAAGCTCTGTTACAGAACAACGTGGGGCAGGTTTTAAAGAAGCAATGGAAAGCTCAGACATTGAAGTTGTCGCTTCACAAAGTGGAGATTTCTCAACTGAAAAATCACTAGAAGTTATGCAAAATATTTTACAAGCGCATCCGGAAATCGATGCTGTGTTCACACAGGATGATGGAATGGCTCTTGGTGTACTCCAAGCGATTAAAGAAGCTGGACGTAAAGATATTCAATTCGTAACAGGTGCTGGCGGCGGAAAGGCTGTATTTGAAGACATTAAAGAGGATGGCTTAATTACAGCTACCTTCTTATACTCACCAACAATGGTTGAAGATGCGGTTAAAATCGCAGCAGACATTGCAAAAGGTAATAAACCAGCAGAATCAATGGTCGTAAAAGAAGCTACTCAAGTTACAAAAGATAACGTTGATGAGTTCTATGATTCAGAATCAAAATTCTAA